A genomic stretch from Streptomyces sp. QL37 includes:
- a CDS encoding DMT family transporter: MSVLVLLLSVGAACCLGFGFVLQQDAARRAPLSDFLSPRLLLDLMRVPSWLAGIGLMVCGMVLGALALGQGEVSVVEPLLATNLLFAMALSRHRTGQPLGRQGWGGLCLLAGGVTAFLLAGEPRGGEAVTASLRHWLVIGAVAGLAVLLTACARHPRTRGTPVLLGLAAGLLYGLQDGLTRVSGERLSADGWAALMTSWQPYAVLVLGVSGLILVQSAFEAGPLRMSLPALTAAQPLAGIVCGIGFLGDQVRTDTGALAWQAAGLAAIVAGIVLLGLHPAMPEGKERHGSTAADRLMLDGGHDSG, from the coding sequence GTGTCGGTGCTGGTACTGCTGCTGTCCGTGGGCGCCGCCTGCTGCCTGGGCTTCGGATTCGTCCTCCAGCAGGACGCCGCCCGCCGCGCGCCCCTGAGCGATTTCCTCTCGCCCCGGCTGCTGCTCGACCTGATGCGGGTGCCGAGCTGGCTCGCCGGGATCGGTCTGATGGTCTGCGGCATGGTGCTGGGCGCCCTGGCTCTCGGCCAGGGCGAGGTGTCCGTCGTGGAGCCGCTCCTGGCGACCAATCTGCTCTTCGCGATGGCCCTGTCACGCCACCGCACGGGCCAGCCGCTGGGCCGCCAGGGCTGGGGAGGCCTCTGCCTGCTGGCGGGCGGTGTCACCGCCTTCCTGCTGGCCGGCGAGCCGCGCGGCGGGGAGGCGGTGACCGCGTCCCTGCGGCACTGGCTGGTGATCGGTGCGGTGGCCGGGCTCGCCGTCCTCCTGACCGCCTGCGCCAGACATCCGCGGACCCGCGGGACCCCCGTCCTGCTCGGCCTGGCGGCCGGGCTGCTCTACGGACTGCAGGACGGGCTGACCAGGGTCAGCGGGGAGCGGCTGTCCGCGGACGGCTGGGCGGCACTGATGACGTCCTGGCAGCCGTACGCCGTGCTCGTGCTGGGGGTGAGCGGGCTGATCCTGGTCCAGAGCGCCTTCGAGGCGGGGCCGCTGCGGATGTCCCTGCCGGCGCTGACCGCCGCGCAGCCGCTGGCCGGGATCGTCTGCGGGATCGGCTTCCTGGGCGACCAGGTCCGCACCGACACCGGCGCACTGGCCTGGCAGGCCGCGGGACTGGCGGCGATCGTGGCCGGGATCGTGCTCCTGGGGCTGCACCCGGCGATGCCGGAGGGGAAGGAGCGACACGGGTCCACGGCCGCCGACCGGTTGATGTTGGATGGAGGCCATGACTCCGGCTGA
- a CDS encoding helix-turn-helix domain-containing protein, whose translation MDRLLADCRARLGFDLLGNTWNPVVLYALGAGPRRPRELRAEIGGISAKVLTETLRRLEAYALVERRAYAEAPPRVEYALTELGRTLLEPIEALGRWSATHGDAFVEAQGWDD comes from the coding sequence ATGGACCGGCTGCTCGCCGACTGCCGGGCGCGGCTCGGCTTCGATCTGCTGGGGAACACCTGGAATCCGGTGGTCCTGTACGCCCTGGGGGCGGGCCCGCGCCGGCCCCGTGAGCTCCGTGCGGAGATCGGCGGCATCAGCGCCAAGGTGCTGACCGAGACGCTGCGCAGGCTGGAGGCGTACGCGCTGGTGGAGCGCCGGGCGTACGCCGAGGCGCCACCGCGGGTGGAGTACGCCCTGACCGAGCTCGGCCGGACGCTGCTGGAGCCGATCGAGGCGCTGGGCCGCTGGTCCGCCACGCACGGGGACGCCTTCGTGGAGGCCCAGGGCTGGGACGACTGA
- a CDS encoding FAD-binding dehydrogenase, with translation MAYDADVIVIGAGLAGLAATAELVDAGRTVILLDQEPEQSLGGQAHWSFGGLFLVDSPEQRRMRIKDSHDLALQDWYGTAGFDRDEDHWPRKWAEAYVDFAAGEKRSWLHAQGVRFFPVVGWAERGGYDANGHGNSVPRFHITWGTGPGVVAPFERRVREGVAKGLVQLRFRHRVTGLGRSAGAVDTVTGEVLEESAAERGTASSREATGAFELRAQAVIVTSGGIGGNHDLVRAQWPERLGTPPEKMLSGVPAHVDGLMLEIAEKAGAHHINRDRMWHYTEGIENWNPIWDKHGIRILPGPSSLWLDARGKRLPVPLFPGFDTLGTLEHIMRSGHGYTWFVLDQKIIGKEFALSGSEQNPDLTGKSVRDVIGRARADVPGPVKAFMDKGVDFVVEKDLGALVRGMNALTGEALIDEEALRREITARDREIANPFTKDLQITAINGARSYLGDKLIRTAKPHRILDPAAGPLIAVRLNILTRKSLGGLETDLSSRVLTGGGTPLPGVYAAGEAAGFGGGGVHGYRSLEGTFLGGCIFSGRTAGRAAAKAIG, from the coding sequence ATGGCGTACGACGCTGATGTGATCGTGATCGGGGCAGGACTCGCGGGGCTGGCGGCCACCGCCGAGCTCGTCGACGCGGGCCGTACGGTGATCCTGCTCGACCAGGAACCCGAGCAGTCCCTCGGCGGCCAGGCGCACTGGTCCTTCGGCGGGCTCTTCCTCGTGGACTCGCCCGAGCAGCGCCGGATGAGGATCAAGGACAGCCACGACCTGGCCCTCCAGGACTGGTACGGCACCGCCGGCTTCGACCGCGACGAGGACCACTGGCCGAGGAAGTGGGCCGAGGCGTACGTCGACTTCGCGGCCGGGGAGAAGCGGTCCTGGCTGCACGCCCAGGGGGTGCGGTTCTTCCCCGTCGTCGGCTGGGCCGAACGCGGCGGCTACGACGCGAACGGCCACGGCAACTCCGTCCCCCGGTTCCACATCACCTGGGGCACCGGCCCCGGCGTCGTCGCCCCCTTCGAGCGGCGGGTCCGGGAGGGCGTCGCCAAGGGCCTCGTCCAGCTGCGCTTCCGCCACCGGGTGACCGGTCTCGGGCGCTCGGCCGGAGCGGTCGACACGGTCACCGGCGAGGTCCTGGAGGAGAGTGCCGCCGAGCGGGGCACCGCGAGCAGCCGCGAGGCCACGGGCGCCTTCGAGCTCAGGGCCCAGGCCGTGATCGTCACCTCCGGCGGCATCGGGGGCAACCACGACCTGGTGCGCGCCCAGTGGCCCGAGCGGCTGGGCACCCCGCCGGAGAAGATGCTCTCCGGCGTCCCCGCCCACGTCGACGGACTGATGCTCGAAATCGCCGAGAAGGCGGGCGCCCACCACATCAACCGCGACCGGATGTGGCACTACACCGAGGGCATCGAGAACTGGAACCCGATCTGGGACAAGCACGGCATCCGGATCCTTCCCGGCCCGTCCTCCCTCTGGCTGGACGCCCGCGGCAAACGCCTGCCCGTGCCGCTCTTCCCGGGTTTCGACACGCTGGGCACCCTCGAACACATCATGCGGTCCGGCCACGGCTACACCTGGTTCGTCCTCGACCAGAAGATCATCGGCAAGGAGTTCGCGCTCTCCGGCTCCGAGCAGAACCCGGACCTGACCGGGAAGTCCGTACGCGACGTGATCGGCAGAGCGCGCGCCGACGTCCCCGGGCCCGTGAAGGCATTCATGGACAAGGGCGTGGACTTCGTCGTCGAGAAGGACCTCGGCGCGCTCGTGCGCGGGATGAACGCGCTCACCGGCGAAGCCCTCATCGACGAGGAGGCCCTGCGCCGCGAGATCACCGCCCGGGACCGTGAGATCGCCAACCCCTTCACCAAGGACCTCCAGATCACGGCGATCAACGGCGCCCGCTCCTATCTGGGCGACAAGCTGATCCGCACGGCGAAGCCGCACCGTATCCTCGACCCCGCCGCCGGCCCGCTCATCGCCGTACGGCTGAACATCCTGACCCGAAAGTCCCTCGGAGGGCTGGAGACGGACCTGTCCTCCCGCGTCCTGACCGGGGGCGGCACCCCGCTGCCCGGGGTGTACGCGGCGGGCGAGGCGGCGGGCTTCGGCGGCGGCGGGGTCCACGGCTACCGGTCCCTGGAGGGCACCTTCCTCGGCGGCTGCATCTTCTCGGGCCGGACAGCGGGCCGTGCGGCGGCGAAGGCGATCGGCTGA
- a CDS encoding ASCH domain-containing protein: MENREPLKPFLLAFPGPLRDQLVAAVLSGEKVSTSGLLAEYEVEREELPPVGERSALIDSAGREVAVVELTEVEVLPLGSVGLRHALDEGEGYTSVAGWRAGHEAFWHSEEMREALGDPEFTVDDDTMIVAERFRVVELLE; the protein is encoded by the coding sequence ATGGAGAACCGTGAACCGCTCAAGCCCTTCCTTCTCGCATTCCCCGGGCCTCTGCGCGACCAGCTGGTCGCGGCCGTGCTCTCGGGCGAGAAGGTCTCCACCTCCGGGCTGCTCGCGGAGTACGAGGTGGAGCGGGAGGAGCTGCCGCCGGTGGGCGAACGGTCCGCGCTCATCGACTCGGCGGGGCGGGAGGTCGCCGTGGTCGAGCTGACGGAGGTGGAGGTGCTGCCGCTGGGGTCGGTCGGGCTGCGGCACGCGCTGGACGAGGGCGAGGGTTACACCTCGGTGGCCGGGTGGCGGGCGGGGCACGAGGCGTTCTGGCACAGCGAGGAGATGCGGGAGGCGCTCGGCGACCCGGAGTTCACCGTGGACGACGACACGATGATCGTGGCCGAGCGCTTCCGGGTGGTGGAACTGCTGGAGTGA
- a CDS encoding NUDIX domain-containing protein — translation MTPADEILDIVDENDEVVGQAPRGEATARGLRHRCVFVEARDPAGRLFVHRRTATKLVFPSHHDMFVGGVVGAGESYDEAALREAEEELGVSGLPRPTPLFKYLYESPPHSWWSYVYEVRCELPVRPQAEEVDWHTFLSDAELEGRLGDWTWVPDGLETYHRLRAHRAGRAAGGAA, via the coding sequence ATGACTCCGGCTGACGAGATCCTGGACATTGTCGACGAGAACGACGAGGTCGTCGGACAGGCGCCGCGTGGCGAGGCCACCGCGCGCGGCCTGCGCCACCGCTGCGTCTTCGTCGAGGCGCGGGACCCGGCGGGCCGGCTGTTCGTGCACCGCAGGACCGCCACGAAACTGGTCTTCCCCTCGCACCACGACATGTTCGTGGGCGGGGTCGTGGGCGCGGGCGAGTCGTACGACGAGGCGGCGCTGCGGGAGGCCGAGGAGGAGCTGGGGGTGTCCGGTCTTCCCCGCCCGACACCGCTCTTCAAGTACCTCTACGAGAGCCCTCCGCACAGCTGGTGGTCGTACGTGTACGAGGTGCGCTGCGAGCTGCCCGTGCGGCCGCAGGCGGAGGAGGTCGACTGGCACACCTTCCTGAGCGACGCGGAGCTGGAGGGGCGTCTCGGCGACTGGACATGGGTGCCGGACGGTCTGGAGACGTACCACCGGCTGCGGGCCCACCGGGCGGGCCGCGCGGCAGGGGGCGCCGCGTGA
- a CDS encoding phosphotransferase family protein → MSPVHPPGLDLDLLRGHLDRERPGLVNGPLEARVVEGGRSNLTYIVTDGSGQWVVRRPPLGHVLATAHDMKREHRVISALHSTAVPVPETLLLCEDDAVIGSPFYVMEYVEGTPYRTAEQLAPLGAERTRAVVLGLVDTLVDLHAVDPAAVGLGDFGRPDGFLDRQLRRWGKQLDASRNRELAGIDELHAALGRELPVSPAPTVVHGDYRLDNVLIGRDDRIKAVLDWEMSTLGDPLTDLGLLVMYSSDLDLPESPVSTTSGAPGHPGPAELIERYASRSGRDTSSIPWYTAFAWFKLAVILEGIHYRYTLGQTVGAGFDRIGDLVPVFISHGLTTLQEG, encoded by the coding sequence ATGAGCCCAGTCCACCCGCCAGGTCTCGATCTCGACCTGCTCCGCGGCCATCTCGACCGTGAGCGGCCGGGGCTGGTGAACGGACCGCTCGAAGCCCGGGTCGTCGAGGGCGGCCGCTCGAACCTCACCTACATCGTCACCGACGGCTCCGGGCAGTGGGTCGTGCGCAGACCTCCGCTGGGCCATGTGCTCGCCACCGCGCACGACATGAAGCGCGAGCACCGGGTGATCAGCGCCCTGCACTCCACGGCGGTCCCGGTGCCGGAGACTCTCCTGCTCTGCGAGGACGACGCGGTGATCGGCTCGCCGTTCTATGTCATGGAGTACGTCGAGGGGACCCCCTACCGGACCGCCGAGCAGCTCGCCCCGCTGGGCGCCGAGCGCACCCGGGCCGTCGTCCTGGGGCTCGTCGACACCCTGGTGGATCTGCACGCCGTGGATCCGGCAGCCGTCGGCCTCGGTGACTTCGGGCGTCCGGACGGCTTCCTGGACCGGCAGCTGCGGCGCTGGGGCAAGCAGCTGGACGCCTCCCGCAACCGCGAGCTCGCCGGCATCGACGAGCTGCACGCCGCGCTGGGCCGGGAGCTTCCCGTCTCCCCCGCGCCCACGGTGGTGCACGGTGACTACCGCCTGGACAACGTGCTGATCGGCCGGGACGACCGGATCAAGGCGGTCCTGGACTGGGAGATGTCCACACTCGGCGATCCGCTCACGGACCTGGGCCTGCTCGTGATGTACAGCTCCGACCTGGACCTGCCCGAGTCCCCGGTCTCCACGACCAGCGGCGCCCCTGGCCACCCCGGCCCCGCCGAGCTGATCGAGCGCTACGCGTCCCGGTCCGGCCGCGACACCTCCTCCATCCCCTGGTACACGGCCTTCGCGTGGTTCAAGCTCGCCGTGATCCTCGAGGGCATCCACTACCGCTACACCCTGGGCCAGACCGTCGGCGCCGGCTTCGACCGCATCGGCGACCTGGTCCCCGTATTCATCTCGCACGGCCTCACCACCCTCCAGGAAGGCTGA
- a CDS encoding acyl-CoA dehydrogenase family protein: protein MDFAFDARTEELRTRLLTFMDEHVYPAEAVAEEQRAALASPWDTPQIVEDLKAEARRQGLWNVFLPDAEYGAGLTNLQYAPLAEITGRSPHLAPTALNCAAPDTGNMEVLFQFGSDEQKKQWLEPLLAGEIRSAFAMTEPDVASSDATNIETRITRDGDDYVINGRKWYISGAMNPDCAIFIVMGKTDPDNEDIRRQQSMILVPRDTPGLEVRRAMQVYGYEDHSHGGHAEVVFTDVRVPAANLIGEEGGGFAIAQARLGPGRIHHCMRLIGMAERAIELMCRRAVARTAFGKPLAQQGVVQNWIADARVTVEQLRLLVLKTAWLMDTVGNRGAHTEIQAIKIATPRAVCDILDQAVQLYGAGGVSQDFPLAELWSSARTLRLADGPDEVHQRSLARREIKKYL, encoded by the coding sequence GTGGACTTCGCATTCGACGCACGTACCGAAGAGCTGCGCACCAGGCTGCTCACGTTCATGGACGAGCACGTGTACCCCGCCGAGGCGGTCGCCGAGGAGCAGCGCGCGGCGCTGGCGTCGCCGTGGGACACCCCGCAGATCGTGGAGGACCTCAAGGCCGAGGCGCGCAGGCAGGGGCTGTGGAACGTCTTCCTCCCGGACGCGGAGTACGGTGCCGGTCTGACGAACCTGCAGTACGCACCCCTCGCCGAGATCACCGGACGCAGCCCGCACCTGGCGCCGACCGCGCTGAACTGCGCCGCCCCGGACACGGGGAACATGGAGGTGCTCTTCCAGTTCGGATCGGACGAGCAGAAGAAGCAGTGGCTGGAGCCGCTGCTCGCCGGGGAGATCCGCTCGGCGTTCGCGATGACGGAGCCCGACGTGGCGTCGTCGGACGCGACGAACATCGAGACCCGGATCACGCGGGACGGCGACGACTACGTCATCAACGGGCGCAAGTGGTACATCTCCGGGGCGATGAACCCCGACTGCGCGATCTTCATCGTGATGGGGAAGACCGACCCGGACAACGAGGACATCCGGCGCCAGCAGTCGATGATCCTGGTCCCGCGTGACACCCCGGGCCTGGAGGTGCGCCGCGCGATGCAGGTGTACGGCTACGAGGACCACTCCCACGGCGGCCACGCCGAGGTCGTCTTCACCGACGTCCGGGTGCCCGCCGCCAATCTGATCGGCGAGGAGGGCGGCGGCTTCGCCATCGCCCAGGCTCGGCTGGGACCGGGCCGGATCCACCACTGCATGCGGCTGATCGGGATGGCCGAGCGGGCGATCGAGCTGATGTGCAGGCGGGCCGTGGCGCGTACGGCCTTCGGCAAGCCGCTGGCGCAGCAGGGCGTCGTCCAGAACTGGATCGCGGACGCCCGGGTGACGGTGGAGCAGCTGCGACTGCTGGTGCTGAAGACGGCCTGGCTGATGGACACGGTGGGCAACCGCGGCGCCCACACGGAGATCCAGGCGATCAAGATCGCCACCCCGCGCGCGGTCTGCGACATCCTCGACCAGGCGGTGCAGCTGTACGGCGCCGGCGGCGTCAGCCAGGACTTCCCGCTGGCCGAACTCTGGTCGTCCGCGCGGACCCTGCGGCTGGCGGACGGTCCGGACGAGGTGCACCAGCGGTCGCTGGCACGGCGGGAGATCAAGAAGTACCTCTGA
- a CDS encoding NADP-dependent oxidoreductase — protein MKAISYSRYGSADVLEYGERPDPKVGPDSVLVKVRAAAVNPVDWKAREGYLQAGLEAVFPVIPGWDVSGVVVQPGAAVDEFAVGDEVIGYVREDFLSRGTFAEYVAAPVRTLARKPLSLSFEEAAGLPLCGLTAHQVLYRTLKVREGETVLVHAAAGGVGSLAVQLARHAGCRIVGTAGPHNHDYVRQLGGEPVEYGDGLAARLRELVPEGFDAAFDTVGGEALRISAETLAPDGRLASIADGEVFSYGGRYAFVRPDAADLADLAGLAEQGIVSVHVDRVFPLEQAAEAYRLNQEGRTRGKIVVTVAWED, from the coding sequence ATGAAGGCGATCAGCTACAGCAGGTACGGCTCGGCCGACGTACTGGAGTACGGCGAGCGGCCCGACCCGAAGGTCGGGCCCGACTCGGTCCTGGTGAAGGTGCGGGCCGCGGCCGTGAACCCCGTCGACTGGAAGGCCCGCGAGGGCTACCTCCAGGCGGGGCTGGAGGCCGTGTTCCCCGTCATTCCCGGCTGGGACGTCTCCGGTGTCGTGGTCCAGCCCGGCGCCGCCGTCGACGAGTTCGCGGTGGGGGACGAGGTCATCGGCTACGTCCGCGAGGACTTCCTCTCGCGCGGCACCTTCGCCGAGTACGTCGCCGCACCCGTGCGCACCCTCGCCCGCAAGCCCCTGAGCCTGAGCTTCGAGGAGGCGGCGGGCCTTCCGCTGTGCGGCCTCACCGCACACCAGGTGCTGTACCGCACGCTGAAGGTCCGGGAGGGCGAGACCGTCCTCGTCCACGCGGCCGCCGGAGGGGTCGGGTCGCTCGCCGTCCAGCTCGCCCGGCACGCCGGCTGCCGGATCGTCGGCACTGCCGGGCCCCACAACCACGACTACGTACGCCAACTGGGCGGCGAACCCGTGGAGTACGGCGACGGGCTGGCCGCCCGCCTCCGCGAACTGGTCCCCGAGGGTTTCGACGCCGCGTTCGACACGGTCGGCGGGGAAGCCCTCCGGATCTCCGCCGAAACCCTCGCCCCCGACGGCCGGCTCGCGTCCATCGCCGACGGGGAGGTCTTCTCCTACGGCGGCCGCTACGCCTTCGTACGGCCCGACGCCGCCGACCTCGCCGACCTCGCCGGGCTCGCCGAGCAGGGCATCGTCTCCGTCCACGTCGACCGCGTCTTCCCCCTGGAGCAGGCAGCCGAGGCCTACCGGCTCAACCAGGAGGGCCGCACCCGGGGCAAGATCGTCGTCACCGTGGCCTGGGAGGACTGA
- a CDS encoding DUF202 domain-containing protein, with protein MSDFLRGLRLWFAPERIRAEGDTPDYRFSLANERTFLAWIRTALALIGGGFAVDQFLPELAWGVRAGLALGLLAAGVLCALRAVNHWVRCERAMRRGEDLPVSRFPAMLSLVVAVVAVAMVVVVLFGWEGR; from the coding sequence GTGAGCGATTTCCTGCGCGGCCTGCGGCTGTGGTTCGCCCCGGAGCGGATCCGTGCGGAGGGTGACACCCCGGACTACCGCTTCTCCCTCGCCAACGAGCGCACCTTCCTCGCCTGGATCCGGACGGCTCTCGCCCTCATCGGCGGCGGTTTCGCCGTCGACCAGTTCCTCCCGGAACTGGCGTGGGGCGTCCGCGCCGGCCTTGCCCTGGGGCTGCTGGCGGCCGGGGTGCTCTGCGCGCTGCGCGCCGTCAACCACTGGGTGCGGTGCGAGCGTGCGATGCGGCGCGGGGAGGATCTGCCGGTCTCGCGCTTCCCCGCGATGCTCAGCCTCGTGGTCGCCGTGGTCGCGGTCGCGATGGTGGTGGTGGTCCTGTTCGGCTGGGAGGGCCGGTGA
- a CDS encoding DUF202 domain-containing protein has protein sequence MTATGRDPGLQPERTRLAWRRTTLSCTVVALLAFRQALHHGATGAGVLAVALSLLAWLGFLVVAHRRVTGMGSAGPPAALSPRHALTAAACTVALAVFAAATLF, from the coding sequence GTGACCGCCACCGGGCGCGATCCCGGCCTCCAGCCCGAGCGGACGCGGCTGGCCTGGCGCCGCACCACCCTGTCGTGCACGGTGGTGGCCCTGCTCGCGTTCCGGCAGGCGCTGCACCACGGGGCGACGGGGGCCGGGGTGCTCGCGGTGGCTCTGAGCCTGCTGGCCTGGCTGGGGTTCCTCGTGGTGGCGCACCGCCGGGTGACGGGCATGGGGTCCGCCGGGCCGCCCGCCGCGCTGTCGCCGCGCCATGCGCTGACGGCGGCGGCGTGCACGGTCGCGCTCGCGGTGTTCGCCGCCGCGACGCTGTTCTGA
- a CDS encoding APC family permease, whose amino-acid sequence MSTGRTVTSETGTTGTAGSGGINTYKGEERALRAGRLGTPGLLLSVLAASAPLMVVAGVMPTVFGVMGIVGQPLLYVILGIVLMLFGVGYAEMSRHVHNAGAFYAYIARGLGPTAGAGASLVALVAYSAMQVGIYGILGFEVSGLFATYLGIDLQWWIPALVAVVVVGVLGWLKIDLNAKVLGVLLVIECALVVIFDIAAVAEPGPEGLSLHAFNPETLTGAGLGTALCFCIAAFVGFEQAPVYAEETSRPQIVVSRVMFLAVGYAALFLAVSSWALTVAAGPSSIAGMSIEQGPGMLFGLTEERLGATFTDVLHVLFVTGMFAALLSFHNVVARYAFAMGREGLLPAGFGRTNKASGAPAGGSMLQSALSVVIVLAFALTDDNPVGDPTAPVLHLFTWMGNVGALGVIVLMAAASFAVIAFFVRRGAGRAQAPRLVASGLAGLALLAIAVLTVRDFDVLVGSGPGSVLNWLLPGVIVLALAGGLAYGAVLRRTRPEVHARIGLGNEAFQLEKAAEGGKDPR is encoded by the coding sequence ATGTCGACGGGCAGAACAGTTACGAGCGAGACCGGCACGACCGGGACCGCCGGCTCCGGCGGCATCAACACCTACAAGGGCGAGGAACGGGCACTGCGCGCCGGCCGGCTCGGCACCCCCGGGCTGCTCCTGTCCGTCCTCGCCGCCAGCGCCCCCCTGATGGTCGTCGCCGGGGTGATGCCCACCGTGTTCGGGGTGATGGGCATCGTCGGACAGCCCCTGCTCTACGTCATCCTCGGCATCGTCCTGATGCTGTTCGGCGTGGGTTACGCGGAGATGAGCCGGCACGTCCACAACGCAGGCGCCTTCTACGCGTACATCGCCCGCGGCCTCGGCCCCACGGCCGGCGCGGGCGCCTCGCTCGTCGCGCTGGTCGCCTACAGCGCCATGCAGGTCGGCATCTACGGCATCCTCGGCTTCGAGGTCTCGGGCCTCTTCGCCACGTACCTCGGGATCGACCTCCAGTGGTGGATCCCCGCCCTGGTGGCCGTGGTCGTCGTCGGCGTACTGGGCTGGCTGAAGATCGACCTCAACGCCAAGGTGCTCGGGGTGCTGCTCGTCATCGAGTGCGCCCTCGTCGTGATCTTCGACATCGCGGCCGTCGCGGAGCCCGGCCCCGAGGGGCTGTCCCTGCACGCGTTCAACCCCGAGACGCTCACCGGAGCCGGCCTGGGCACCGCGCTCTGCTTCTGCATCGCCGCGTTCGTCGGCTTCGAGCAGGCCCCGGTGTACGCCGAGGAGACCAGCCGCCCGCAGATCGTCGTGTCCCGCGTGATGTTCCTGGCCGTGGGGTACGCCGCCCTCTTCCTCGCCGTCAGCTCCTGGGCCCTGACCGTCGCCGCGGGCCCGTCGTCCATCGCGGGCATGTCCATCGAACAGGGGCCGGGGATGCTCTTCGGCCTCACCGAGGAGCGGCTCGGCGCCACCTTCACCGACGTCCTGCACGTCCTGTTCGTCACCGGCATGTTCGCCGCGCTGCTCAGCTTCCACAACGTGGTGGCCCGCTACGCGTTCGCCATGGGCCGTGAAGGGCTGCTGCCGGCCGGCTTCGGCCGCACCAACAAGGCGAGCGGAGCGCCCGCCGGCGGTTCCATGCTCCAGTCCGCGCTCTCCGTCGTGATCGTGCTCGCCTTCGCCCTCACCGACGACAACCCGGTCGGCGACCCCACCGCGCCCGTCCTGCACCTGTTCACCTGGATGGGCAATGTCGGAGCCCTCGGCGTCATCGTGCTGATGGCCGCGGCCTCCTTCGCGGTCATCGCGTTCTTCGTACGGCGCGGCGCCGGCCGGGCCCAGGCGCCCCGGCTCGTCGCCTCCGGCCTCGCGGGCCTCGCCCTTCTCGCCATCGCCGTCCTCACCGTCCGGGACTTCGACGTCCTGGTCGGCTCCGGGCCCGGCTCGGTCCTGAACTGGCTGCTGCCCGGCGTCATCGTCCTGGCCCTCGCCGGAGGCCTGGCCTACGGGGCGGTGCTGCGGCGCACCAGGCCCGAGGTGCACGCCAGGATCGGCCTCGGCAACGAGGCGTTCCAGTTGGAGAAGGCGGCGGAGGGCGGCAAGGACCCGCGCTGA
- a CDS encoding NAD(P)-binding domain-containing protein has protein sequence MRTPSPPVRHRTVRNGTPNVPFSTTLRDGRSRERHMRIGIIGTGHMAEALGGRWAAAGHRVLFGGRSTERARALADRTGQSAGTLGEAAAFGDAVLLALPYDAVAGVLAALGAADGPLRGRVVVDCTNAVGAGFRLTTGTGPGAARTIADATGARVVKAFNHLPDSVWRLPPPSFAEGPLAVPLCGDDPAALETVGALVRDLGCVPLTVGGLDRAAYLEAATAFLIGLWHSGHDPRTLLPPFEVVTA, from the coding sequence ATGCGTACCCCTTCACCGCCCGTCAGGCACCGAACGGTGCGCAACGGGACCCCTAACGTCCCCTTCAGCACGACGCTACGTGACGGGCGTTCAAGGGAGAGGCACATGCGCATAGGCATCATCGGGACCGGCCACATGGCGGAGGCACTGGGCGGCCGATGGGCGGCGGCAGGCCATCGCGTGCTTTTCGGAGGCCGCTCCACGGAACGGGCCAGGGCCCTCGCGGACCGCACCGGCCAGAGCGCCGGCACGCTCGGCGAGGCGGCCGCCTTCGGCGACGCGGTGCTGCTCGCCCTGCCGTACGACGCCGTGGCGGGCGTCCTGGCGGCACTCGGCGCGGCGGACGGACCGCTGCGCGGCCGGGTGGTCGTCGACTGCACCAACGCCGTCGGGGCCGGCTTCCGGCTCACCACCGGCACGGGGCCGGGCGCGGCCCGTACGATCGCCGACGCCACCGGCGCCCGGGTCGTCAAGGCCTTCAACCACCTGCCCGATTCGGTGTGGCGGCTGCCCCCGCCCTCCTTCGCCGAGGGCCCGCTCGCGGTCCCGCTCTGCGGCGACGACCCGGCGGCCCTGGAGACGGTCGGGGCCCTGGTCCGGGACCTCGGCTGCGTCCCGCTGACCGTGGGCGGGCTCGACCGGGCCGCGTATCTGGAGGCGGCCACCGCCTTCCTCATCGGGCTCTGGCACTCCGGACACGACCCCCGGACGCTGCTGCCGCCCTTCGAGGTGGTCACCGCCTGA